AGGTCGTCTCGCGCCTCGTGCAGCGCGGACACCGCGTGCGCTGCGTCGCCACACCGTCGGCGCTGAAATTCATCGGCCCAGCCACGTTGGAGGGGCTGACGGGCGCGGTCGTGATGAGCGACGCCTTCGCCCCCGGCGCCGCGCTGGAGCACGTCAACCTCACCCGCTGGGCTGACGCCGTGCTGGTTTGTCCGGCCACGGCGAACACTCTGAATCGTTTTGCCGCGGGTCTGGCCGACGATCTCGCCGGTGCGCTTTTTCTGGCGCATGACCGCAACAAACCCTGGCTCATGGCTCCGGCGATGAACCCGGCGATGTGGACGCACCCGGCCACGGTCGAATCAATCGCCAGGCTCCGCGGTTGGGGCGTGCGTTTCATCGATCCCGCCGCCGGTCGGACCGCCTGCGGGGAAACCGGCGAGGGGCGGCTGGCCGAGCCCGACCAGATCGTAGCCGCATTGGAGGCCGCCCTCGCCAGGCCGACGCGGAAACTGCGCGTGCTCATCACAGCCGGGGGCACGGTCGAGCCGGTGGACGCCGTGCGCGTGCTGACCAACACCAGCACGGGTGCCACCGGGGCGTTGATCGCGGTGCACCTGGCCCACGCCAGTCACGAAGTGGTGCTCCTGCGCGCCCAAGGCGCGGTCGCCGCCGAGGGGCCGTGCCGCGAGGAGACCTTTCTAACGTTCACCGAATTGGAAAGCGGACTGCGCCGGCTTCTGACGACGGAATCTTTTGACGCGGTGGTCCACGCCGCGGCGGTGAGTGACTATGGCGTGGACACGGTGGAGATGTCCGATGGCGGCGCGCCGCTGACCGCCGGACCGGGCGGAAAGATCGCCTCGGGTGGCGCGCCAGTGCTCAAGCTGCGCGCGAATCCGCGGCTGGTGGACGGCTTGCGCGGGCTCAGTCGCACGCCTTTCACTC
This genomic window from Opitutaceae bacterium contains:
- the coaBC gene encoding bifunctional phosphopantothenoylcysteine decarboxylase/phosphopantothenate--cysteine ligase CoaBC yields the protein MSASDQNCDRPAAAAATPPASHVATRAGISANRPAQLLIVFTGSIAAYKGCEVVSRLVQRGHRVRCVATPSALKFIGPATLEGLTGAVVMSDAFAPGAALEHVNLTRWADAVLVCPATANTLNRFAAGLADDLAGALFLAHDRNKPWLMAPAMNPAMWTHPATVESIARLRGWGVRFIDPAAGRTACGETGEGRLAEPDQIVAALEAALARPTRKLRVLITAGGTVEPVDAVRVLTNTSTGATGALIAVHLAHASHEVVLLRAQGAVAAEGPCREETFLTFTELESGLRRLLTTESFDAVVHAAAVSDYGVDTVEMSDGGAPLTAGPGGKIASGGAPVLKLRANPRLVDGLRGLSRTPFTLVAFKLTHGANRQQADEAVQRLFAHSKADLVVHNDLTTRSADGRFPADILRPDGTVAAHCPDRATLAAELTRLLENRSE